A stretch of Oryzias melastigma strain HK-1 unplaced genomic scaffold, ASM292280v2 sc00421, whole genome shotgun sequence DNA encodes these proteins:
- the LOC118598388 gene encoding HEPACAM family member 2-like, producing MMNNRYSFIPSNGTFSINNLSRNDSDEYTLQTYDTNGKQTSIHSLQLSVQAPVSSVSLVSECLSQGEMKVSCSSEGGDSPQYRWTLNGKSLTEAELLSGNKQTNIITLKQHVSGRLICSVWNHVSSADNETNIGIESFCDSRQDEAQCYGADGGTVFIRLMNDASQTDVYEWRKDNFIILKGKKNEITANILENRSSFLFNDGTFLIKNLSKSDSGEYRLTVFDSEGQMTETRTTWLTVNGEFMYFLTNYF from the exons ATGATGAACAACAGATATTCATTTATTCCCTCTAATGGGACATTTTCGATCAACAATCTGAGCAGGAATGACAGTGATGAATATACACTTCAAACATATGATACAAATGGAAAACAGACATCAATCCACTCTCTTCAGTTATCAGTTCaag CTCCTGTGTCCTCCGTCTCTCTGGTCTCTGAGTGTTTGTCTCAGGGAGAGATGAAGGTGTCCTGCTCCTCTGAGGGAGGGGACAGTCCTCAGTACAGGTGGACTCTGAATGGAAAGTCACTGACAGAAGCTGAGCTGCTTTCTGGAAACAAGCAGACAAACATCATCACTTTGAAACAACACGTCTCTGGACGTCTGATCTGTTCTGTTTGGAACCACGTCAGTTCTGCTGATAATGAGACAAACATCG gtaTAGAATCTTTTTGTGATTCAAGACAGGATGAAGCTCAGTGTTATGGAGCTGATGGTGGAACTGTGTTCATACGGCTGATGAACGACGCCTCACAGACAGACGTATATGAATGGAGGAAGGATAACTTCATAATTCTCAAAGggaaaaagaatgaaataacTGCTAATATATTAGAGAACAGATCCTCATTTTTGTTCAATGAtggaacatttttgattaaaaacctGAGTAAAAGTGACAGTGGTGAATATAGACTCACAGTGTTTGACTCAGAAGGACAGATGACAGAAACTCGAACCACATGGTTAACTGTTAACGGTGAGTTCatgtattttttgacaaattatttttaa